The nucleotide sequence gtTATTGTGGACCATGTGTTCCCTAGTTGTTTTGCTATTCGTAGAGAGAGTTCGTAGacttctaaaattataatttagaaCCACCGTTCTTTTTACCTCTGTTTGGTccttttattattggttatgaCTACTTCATACATTATCATCTTAGCTTTGTCCGAAACATCTGAACTTAATTATTATAAGGTTTTTTACATATTCTTCTATTTAGTATTTTACTCGCATATAAGCAAAcaatagtttaatatatatatactccgtTGACAAAGAAAATGGCAGTCACGTAATAAGCCGCAGCTACCACCATGTTAATCTCCACAATTAGTCGCACACACGTCTTATACAATTTGTCAATTTTCTCGGAAACACTAAACATTATATAATACCAGTCCTTatgtgtttctatatatatgcgTATTTCTCTCCCCTGACACACATCAAgaaattaatcaagaaacagagtgCATAACAATAAACATGAACTCAAGAGCCTTTTCCGTTCTCGTCATACTCATCGTTACAGCGGTGTTGGCCAACGGTtacactcctcctcctcctccaaccaCCGCATACCCTGCCGTGAAAACCGTGGAAGCTGCAGTGGAAGGAATGGTGTACTGCCAATCCTGCGACAAATTCGGATCATGGTCGTTGGCCGGAGCAGAAGCCATAGCCGGAGCTAAAGTCAGCATTATATGCAAGAACCATAGAGAACAAGTGAGTTTCTACAAAGTCTTTAAAACTGATTCCTACGGCCATTTCTACGGTGAGCTCAAAGGTTTCAAGATGACTCCACATTTCTTGGACCATCCTCTTCACTCTTGCCGAGCCAAGCTCGTCTCTTCTCCTCGTGAAGACTGCAACCTCTTCTCCAACATTAACAATGCTCTCGATGGAGCATCGCTACGGTATGAAGAGAAGAGGCTCAAGTGGACAAACTATGAGGCTGTAGTTTACGCTGCTGGTCCATTGGCTTTCCGTCCTGACCATTGCCCCACGACTGCACCACCCACTTACTGATTCGGGTTTTGAAGATGATCGTATACTAATTATATAACACACTgttattgatttgtttctattttatttcttttggtgttATGATTGGTCAATTGTTTGTAAAATGCTGAGTAATATTGTAATGGGACTCGTGTACTCTTTTGTATCGAGTTTGTTCAGTTAAAGACCGGCAAAATCATTAGTCATAGCAACATGAACATTTTAAATCTCAAACCTTACGACACAACACAAATGTCTGCAAGTtacaacaagaacaaagattTCTCATAAATCAACACAACAGAGATACAAAGCAGGAACATCGACCACAAACTTTG is from Camelina sativa cultivar DH55 chromosome 20, Cs, whole genome shotgun sequence and encodes:
- the LOC104768746 gene encoding non-classical arabinogalactan protein 30-like; the protein is MNSRAFSVLVILIVTAVLANGYTPPPPPTTAYPAVKTVEAAVEGMVYCQSCDKFGSWSLAGAEAIAGAKVSIICKNHREQVSFYKVFKTDSYGHFYGELKGFKMTPHFLDHPLHSCRAKLVSSPREDCNLFSNINNALDGASLRYEEKRLKWTNYEAVVYAAGPLAFRPDHCPTTAPPTY